The following coding sequences are from one Lolium rigidum isolate FL_2022 chromosome 6, APGP_CSIRO_Lrig_0.1, whole genome shotgun sequence window:
- the LOC124666373 gene encoding transcription repressor OFP1-like, translating to MGRHKFRLSDMLPNAWFFKLRDMRAARATGAASPGGGAASRASRPTPSTPRRTSYYYSPRAGDPVGSSPLHPRASDTQFPPLPLSPPRRSSSAKRRHRRRAVKLAPSSVSGSSVLSSPVSTGCRCRRKPELVPVQAPGTPPCRRDRFVGYNGDDSPDSAETLKMPTVTVDELRLNGKVITSATDIIIDLRTNKKRPDNNKTHLPPIITRPARTAPNGCDLEDKHIDVLAHATQRTTTTTPFSDQQISKPAKPRRSVSSSTARRLKTRGNTPRVASSKKPKPPAPAPSPSPARTKPPPPLAESFAVVKTSRDPRRDFRESMEEMIAENAICTAADLEDLLACYLSLNAAEYHDLIVDVFEHIWAGLAGIDIDM from the coding sequence ATGGGGAGGCACAAGTTCCGGCTGTCCGACATGCTCCCCAACGCGTGGTTCTTCAAGCTCCGCGACATGCGCGCCGcccgggccacgggcgccgccagccccggcggcggcgccgcgtcGCGGGCGAGCCGGCCGACGCCGAGCACGCCGCGCAGGACCTCCTACTACTACTCGCCGCGGGCGGGCGACCCCGTGGGCTCGTCCCCGCTCCACCCCAGGGCCTCCGACACGCAGTtcccgccgctgccgctctcgccgccccggcgctcctcctccgccaagcGGCGCCACCGGAGGCGCGCCGTCAAGCTGGCGCCGTCGTCGGTCAGCGGCAGCAGCGTCCTGTCCTCGCCCGTCTCCACGGGCTGCCGCTGCAGGCGCAAGCCCGAGCTCGTGCCCGTCCAGGCGCCCGGCACCCCGCCCTGCCGCCGCGACAGGTTCGTcggctacaacggcgacgacTCGCCCGACTCGGCCGAGACTCTCAAGATGCCCACGGTCACCGTCGACGAGCTCCGCCTCAACGGCAAGGTGATCACCTCCGCCACCGACATCATCATCGACCTGCGGACCAACAAGAAGAGACCCGACAACAACAAGACGCATCTCCCGCCGATCATCACCAGGCCGGCAAGGACAGCCCCCAACGGCTGCGATCTCGAGGACAAGCACATCGACGTCCTCGCGCACGCTACccaacgcaccaccaccaccactccttTCTCGGACCAACAGATCAGCAAGCCCGCCAAACCGAGGCGGTCCGTGTCATCATCGACGGCGCGACGGCTCAAGACGCGCGGGAACACGCCGCGCGTCGCGTCCTCCAAGAAGCCCAAGcctcccgcgcccgcgccctcgccctcgcctgcgcggacgaagccgccgccgcccctggcgGAGAGCTTCGCGGTGGTCAAGACCTCGCGGGACCCGAGGAGGGACTTCCGGGAGTCCATGGAGGAGATGATCGCCGAGAACGCCATCTGCACCGCCGCCGACCTCGAGGACCTCCTCGCATGCTACCTCTCCCTCAACGCCGCCGAGTACCACGACCTCATCGTCGACGTCTTCGAGCATATCTGGGCAGGCCTCGCGGGCATCGACATCGACATGTAG